From a single Micromonas commoda chromosome 5, complete sequence genomic region:
- a CDS encoding hypothetical protein (WD40 PLAT repeat protein of unknown function) — MEQSRNRTSSGGAFGQSTRRAGSTMPLPPPASAKSMSGTKQMSASAGAAGSMGTSKPLSSKNWTYRPVVTKRDSLPTTQLPDEPGDLPPMWSTSKWGDVRRSRTADVSTGKRARVKSGPGGSGPSDILIQVAGKEDELKKKLAAYASFNQTERDLLQSAFGSVSRERGGVEGLCTRAEFMEVFSRLGVRMSPAIVDAMFGKYGEDRTGRMPVDLFVTAVLSSGNRIIAMEERRVGAYKAGDKAGYAFAGRIKYWPCRKGVYAPSNWDPALTARSARAPKAGLSLEYVYGYGGLKNTANNLFYNKAEHAVYYTAAVGVVYDRHNHKQHFFHGHDDDIKCLAMHPDTCLVATGQVASTAGPPIVCVWDSRVHPKTGELRGLVAQLPFEGYPSIVALQFSPDGDRLVVITGDIDHTVHVFDWKTADEALGAIGGPGTVTTGEGGPDEPPTPGLITVGKGGKGDSFPHVYGASWNPFGKVDGGGDEEDATIKHKWSEFVTYGARHVKYWRLFHRDDGTPYYGKKGSPGLPENSRFSPVTSPIDVMSICWMPPRGNEIVPGGGSALVAGTRDGDVLLFVTDPTKGLFCTRKLKAHNPGPKIPELSGGGVTLNGVRCLALRDDGETLVSAGGDGAVMWWTTAQLTAAARSKSVPCEPHTTRVLNADDSNRPPAIRSLDCHLYSSDVMVGTYRCDIWEIDDQDGPHVMLYGHSADVRALAVHPRHSHVVATGAESGRVYLWNCNGRVLKAKCNTHHPVVGLGFSPDGKHLAVGCKDGTLLVLNYDNMLSGEFNQVVKRADKSRCEFHHCNEAIDEVKYSPDGKLLAAGSHDNFIDIYDVTGDAVPGRSTGVAYHRLHRLRGHSSYVTHLDWSAFDPKFPDRRILQSTCGAYELLYYDGNTGTQVRNAMRDERWDTQTCTLGFSVMGIWPRGIKGESVDGTDVNACDRGPAPDGEGEILATVGDSGKVKLFNWPCVVENAPYRRMEWSGDQNAGPRDKPKGKPVGYVGHSSHVVNVRFANSGRNLISVGGHDRSVFQWRVDSEAKEQKGVAKRRVEPKPYIMDDLTPKLAMTRVPDTSAEEENALNKSNKSDKAEQCDYIVTVVTGDAKGASTGATVVFSAAGVDKDGKTTVIREQRLDNSPENFSRGAKDVFRLRAADLGKLTHCRIGHNNAGENPGWLLQSVKVMNVTKGWEHTLFPQNLWLDRNRGGETTVTLYTSREDAEQAAGAALSNKRYIVTITTADVKGSGTDSNVWIDLVGVSGKSTGAIKLDNSANNFERNRVDRFEIEAQGMGTSIARARIGHDNSGFGASWCLGEVAVRCLESGNETVFDIPFEGIWLEDGGAHGTAVDIFPLGPDGKPTMKSINYKIEVITSDIKFAGTDANVSIDIVGSKGTSGKRRLDNSRNNFERGMRDVFFIEMPDLGDLTAINIGHDNSSIGAAWHLDKVIISDEAKPGKAYVFPAGPKGQPGGRWLEDGLCTVTLTPMDEQGGVLYSVTVQTSDVMFAGTDANVSITLIGEKDGKPTKSVPNVKLNNSKNNFERGALEVFDVGPFPDLGKLTAIEIGHDGTGMGSGWHCAYVEVVAVTRPDERFFFPIDSWFDVKEPPQKTRQMIKVGVNDPNSNKTTYKIDIHTSDMDNAGTDANVHLIVFGDKGDTGKLMMDTSVDNFQRASKDTFSKTGVKNVGRISHIVVGHDEANLGPSWHVQQITVFNLATGETVTFNADCWIAKDKAPHYSSEITLSPVGADPIKQCQYQVTVRTSDVRWAGTDATVSCRIVGDKGKTGMKELENGSFDRNSEDVFTFRSIDVGTITGFEIGHGGGGAGSDWHLSNVKVANIDRPEANPVFFFHDDWCKEDVYVNLKPETSGGATCRYNIAVHTSDKRFAGTDSTVTCRLIGDKGESKMLTLENSANNFERARIDEFVVQTENIGKLKGLDIGIDGKGMGASWHLNMVSVANLGDGQKIFFHHDNWLDDKNLRVTLKPAAPSDASIHNYVVQVVTSDLRGGGCDANVSLVIFGDKGDSGELALDNSVNNFERGAKDVFHLQAKDVGKIERIRIGHDDTGSLFGPASWHCASVEITNTTTGARQAFSVNRWFSKAKAPNQISQVVHPGDGDHKAFGYVVTVHTSDTRGAGTDANVKLALRGKLDGKTTAMGPLPLESSEDDFKRGAVDLFRVQGPRMGEITEAVLEHDGAGMLGGSDWNCKMVEVLDEATKQKTVFWCDQLVKKDIPVKLAAGGAAAVNDRHRYKITVHTADERGAGSDANVYIIVYGENGDTGKRDLDTSADNFQRGKSDIFVIEAPFLGEIRRVVIGHDNSGFGPGWKLDDVIVEDINAASDAPDWHKKRFFTADCWLDEKVAPYQTECELLPASGGQRMKKQLVKYFVTVHTSDISHAGTDADVLVELKGPNGTMGWTALPEQRGDPFGRGKVSEFTIEGTDVGEQIDKCSVKTEGKKWHCALIEVRHERTGETFMFPCDEWISEDAAKERVLLAGVGVEGAAKKVAKGQRKYVVTTVTSSDSYSGTKADVFIKVKGPKGEFTQTLEDKTMFGARFEEGKEDAFTFDAADVADVDPKDKSWLIEEVTLGVSGGGMMASMMGSDWKLYTVTIQDVATGADLTLVCDDWVKDDAPQVWRRADGDKKTGLRVASASGDEGEFKYRVEIVTGSKRNSGTDSRVSIALKGDKKPAEWWTPTLLQTEGSFETGATDTFMLSRGEDLGTITGIKLSHKSGGMFGDKWYCDKVRVFPITTGRQWVFEVNDWVNDDGIELGAPTLATAGYEKKAERAAKAVECSKVGEFIPTDGEFKLSFYTGAKSGSGTDAVVSAQLVGVKGKSGDMDMDQSPELFDSKSVDSFTRVVEDDLGDLTEINVWHDGSGGGLFGGADWFMDKVVVEHALTERTWEATHGDWIKGPRAKGVSLKLAPVKTGITLEGLEKKAADFGASAAKGKALEGESPAPAPAPAPAPAPAPAVPAEAPAPAPAPAPAPAVPAEAPAPTPAPVPAPAAAEADPVHSLVAGAIEKAVSPKKTQVEVPPVEAVAPTEPTGSEITPKVADEPGSPAPTSPMETSFTTQTLKEDLEASAKKAEKVQAETDEFAKIEAEIAKSSPPEEAPKEAAAKAPASTITTTSEATETTAASTAADIPAAPQTPKTLNPAGQNYDIAIDQSSSFNDPIQFPIAVRVVGKLGEVVAHVPPNSTAVEGFTKLKAKSEQVIGDVTQVRISVVGGPLSPLTPFHVDAVTVTHVAEDGESWTVNVGAQIDQFHGELRAGIKASKEMPCEEWQEATVKDKKTGKSKMYWYSAERKKSEWKEPAKYFPVKFKKAK; from the coding sequence ATGGAGCAGTCTCGCAACAGGACatcctcgggcggcgccttcgggcagtccacgcggcgcgccggatcCACCATGCCGCTACCGCCTCCCGCGAGTGCCAAGAGCATGTCCGGGACCAAGCAgatgtccgcgtccgcgggcgcggcggggagcaTGGGCACCTCCAAGCCCCTCAGCTCGAAGAACTGGACGTACCGCCCGGTGGTGACCAAGCGTGACTCGTTGCCCACTACGCAGCTTCCGGATGAGCCCGGAGATCTACCTCCAATGTGGTCCACGAGCAAGTGGGGCGATGtcaggcgctcgaggaccgCGGACGTCTCAACTGGCAAGCGGGCGCGGGTCAAATCAGGCCCGGGCGGCAGCGGCCCTTCCGACATCTTGATCCAGGTCGCCGGcaaggaggacgagctcaagaagaagctcgccgcgtacgcctcaTTCAACCAGACGGAACGCGACTTGCTCCAATCCGCGTTCGGATCCGTGTCcagggagcgcggcggcgtggagggcCTGTGCACGCGAGCCGAGTTCATGGAAGTCTTCTCCAGATTGGGCGTTCGGATGAGCCCCGCGATTGTCGACGCCATGTTCGGCAAGTACGGAGAGGACAGGACGGGGCGCATGCCCGTGGACCTCTTCGTCACGGCGGTGCTATCCAGCGGTAACAGGATCATCGCCATGGAGGAGCGTCGGGTCGGCGCGTACAAGGCGGGCGATAAGGCTGGGTACGCTTTCGCCGGAAGGATCAAGTACTGGCCGTGCCGCAAGGGCGTGTACGCCCCGTCCAACTGGGACCCGGCGCTcacggcgaggtccgcgcgcgcccccaaGGCGGGCCTGTCCCTCGAGTACGTCTACGGGTACGGAGGATTGAAGAACACCGCGAACAACCTGTTCTACAACAAGGCGGAGCACGCGGTGTATTACACCGCCGCAGTCGGCGTGGTCTACGACAGGCACAACCATAAGCAGCACTTCTTCCAcgggcacgacgacgacatcaaGTGCCTGGCGATGCACCCGGACACGTGCCTCGTGGCTACCGGCCAGGTTGCGAGCACCGCCGGCCCTCCCATCGTGTGCGTGTGGGACAGCAGGGTGCACCCGAAGACGGGGGAGTTGAggggcctcgtcgcgcagctTCCGTTTGAGGGGTACCCTTCGATCGTGGCCCTCCAGTTCTcgcccgacggcgacagGCTCGTCGTCATCACCGGCGATATCGACCACACCGTGCACGTGTTCGACTGGAAgacggcggacgaggcgctcggcgcgatcggaGGCCCCGGCACCGTCAccaccggcgagggcggccccgacgagccgccgacgcccgggcTCATCACCGTCGGCAAGGGCGGCAAGGGCGACAGCTTCCCGCACGTGTATGGCGCGTCGTGGAACCCGTTCGGCAAGGTGGATGGCGGTggagacgaggaggacgcgacgatcaAGCACAAATGGTCGGAGTTTGTCACGTACGGCGCTAGACACGTCAAGTACTGGCGGCTGTTTCACCGGGACGACGGGACTCCGTATTACGGGAAGAAAGGGAGCCCGGGCCTACCCGAGAACTCCAGGTTCTCGCCGGTAACCTCGCCCATCGACGTCATGTCCATCTGCTGGATGCCCCCGCGGGGTAACGAgatcgtccccggcggcggatcagcgctcgtcgcgggcacgAGGGACGGGGACGTTTTACTCTTTGTCACCGACCCGACCAAGGGGCTCTTCTGCACCCGCAAGCTCAAGGCGCACAACCCGGGACCGAAGATCCCCGAGCTctccggcgggggcgtgacGCTGAACGGCGTGCGATGCCTCGCGTTgagggacgacggcgagacgctggtgagcgcgggcggcgacggcgcggtgatgTGGTGGACCACGGCGCAGCTcacagcggcggcgcgttcaaAATCGGTCCCGTGTGAGCCCCACACGACGAGGGTGCTAAACGCCGACGACAGCAACCGACCTCCCGCGATTCGCTCTCTGGACTGCCACCTGTACTCGTCCGACGTCATGGTGGGTACGTACAGGTGCGACATTTGGGAGATTGACGACCAGGATGGACCGCACGTGATGCTCTACGGCCACAGCGCGGACGTTAGGGCGCTGGCGGTGCACCCGAGGCACagccacgtcgtcgccaccggcgccgaaTCCGGCAGGGTCTACCTGTGGAACTGCAACGGACGCGTGCTCAAGGCCAAGTGCAACACACAccaccccgtcgtcggcttgGGGTTCAGCCCCGACGGCAAGCACCTCGCGGTTGGTTGCAAGGATGGCACGCTTCTCGTCCTAAACTACGATAACATGCTCTCCGGCGAGTTCAACCAGGTGGTGAAGCGAGCGGATAAGTCCCGGTGCGAATTTCACCACTGCAACGAGGCCATAGACGAGGTAAAGTACTCGCCCGACGGCAaactcctcgccgcggggtctCACGACAACTTCATCGACATCTACGACgtgacgggcgacgcggtgcccGGCCGAAGCACGGGCGTCGCGTATCATCGGCTGCACCGGTTGAGGGGCCACTCGTCGTACGTCACCCACCTTGATTGGTCGGCGTTCGACCCAAAGTTTCCGGATCGGCGGATCCTCCAATCCACCTGCGGCGCGTACGAACTGCTTTACTACGACGGCAACACCGGCACGCAGGTGAGAAACGCGATGCGGGACGAGCGGTGGGACACGCAGACGTGCACGCTCGGTTTCAGCGTGATGGGCATCTGGCCGAGGGGGATCAAGGGGGAGTCAGTCGACGGCACGGACGTCAACGCGTGCGACCGAgggcccgcgcccgacggcgaaggcgagaTTCTAGCCACCGTGGGGGACTCCGGCAAGGTGAAGCTGTTCAACTGGCCGTGCGTGGTGGAGAACGCGCCGTACAGGCGCATGGAGTGGAGCGGGGATCAAAACGCGGGACCCAGGGATAAACCAAAGGGTAAACCGGTTGGATACGTCGGCCACTCCTCGCACGTGGTCAACGTTCGTTTCGCGAACAGCGGAAGGAACCTGATCTCCGTGGGCGGCCACGATAGGAGCGTGTTTCAGTGGCGGGTCGAttccgaggcgaaggagcaGAAAGGCGTGGCGAAGCGGCGGGTGGAGCCCAAGCCCTACATCATGGACGATCTCACGCCAAAGCTGGCGATGACCCGCGTGCCGGACACATCCGCGGAGGAAGAGAACGCGCTCAATAAGTCGAACAAGTCCGATAAGGCGGAACAGTGCGACTACATCGTAACCGTGGTTaccggcgacgccaagggAGCGTCGACCGGCGCCACCGTTGTGTTCTCCGCGGCTGGCGTGGACAAGGATGGAAAGACCACCGTTATCCGTGAGCAAAGATTGGACAACTCCCCAGAGAATTTCTCGCGCGGTGCTAAGGACGTGTTCAGGCTCCGAGCGGCGGATCTCGGCAAGCTCACGCACTGCCGCATAGGTCACAACAACGCGGGGGAGAACCCGGGGTGGCTGCTGCAGTCGGTGAAGGTGATGAACGTCACCAAGGGTTGGGAACACACGCTGTTCCCCCAGAACCTCTGGCTTGACCGCAATCGTGGGGGTGAGACGACGGTTACGCTCTACACCAGCAGAGAGGACGCCGAGCaggccgcgggagccgcaCTCAGCAATAAGCGGTACATCGTTACGATCACAACCGCGGACGTCAAGGGATCAGGGACCGATTCTAACGTGTGGatcgacctcgtcggcgtcagTGGCAAATCAACCGGGGCGATCAAACTCGACAACTCTGCCAATAATTTTGAGAGGAACAGAGTTGACAGGTTCGAGATTGAGGCCCAAGGCATGGGGacgagcatcgcgcgcgcgcgcatcgggCATGACAACTCTGGTTTTGGCGCATCGTGGTGCCTCGGTGAGGTGGCCGTCAGGTGCTTGGAAAGCGGCAACGAGACTGTCTTTGACATTCCATTTGAGGGGATCTGGCTtgaggatggcggcgcgcATGGCACGGCGGTGGACATCTTCCCGCTCGGACCCGACGGGAAGCCCACGATGAAATCGATCAACTACAAGATCGAGGTTATCACCAGTGACATCAAGTTCGCGGGCACCGACGCTAACGTCAGCATAGACATTGTCGGCTCAAAGGGCACCAGCGGCAAGCGCAGGTTGGATAACAGCCGGAATAACTTTGAGCGCGGGATGCGGGACGTGTTCTTCATCGAGATGCCGGACCTCGGCGACCTCACTGCGATCAACATCGGCCACGACAACAGCAGTATCGGTGCGGCGTGGCACCTGGACAAGGTCATCATCTCCGACGAGGCCAAGCCCGGGAAGGCGTACGTGTTCCCGGCTGGACCCAAGGGCCAGCCCGGCGGTAGATGGCTCGAGGATGGCCTATGCACAGTCACCCTCACGCCCATGGACGAACAGGGCGGCGTTCTCTACAGCGTCACGGTGCAAACATCGGACGTCATGTTTGCCGGCACGGATGCCAATGTGAGCATCACGCTCATCGGGGAGAAGGACGGAAAGCCGACCAAGTCTGTGCCCAACGTCAAGCTCAACAACAGCAAGAACAATtttgaacgcggcgcgcttgAGGTTTTCGATGTCGGGCCTTTCCCCGACCTCGGGAAGCTTACCGCGATCGAGATTGGCCACGACGGGACCGGCATGGGCAGCGGATGGCACTGCGCGTACGTTGAGGTTgtcgcggtgacgcgcccgGACGAGCGCTTCTTCTTCCCGATCGATTCGTGGTTCGATGTGAAAGAACCCCCGCAGAAGACCAGGCAGATGATCAAGGTTGGGGTCAATGATCCAAACTCAAACAAGACCACCTACAAGATTGATATCCACACCTCCGACATGGACAACGCCGGGACGGATGCCAACGTTCACTTGATAGTTTTCGGCGACAAGGGTGACACGGGCAAGCTCATGATGGACACATCTGTGGACAACTTCCAGCGTGCGAGCAAGGATACGTTCAGCAAGACTGGGGTGAAAAACGTGGGCAGGATTTCTCACATCGTGGTCGGCCACGACGAGGCAAACTTGGGTCCCAGCTGGCACGTGCAACAGATCACCGTGTTCAACCTGGCAACCGGGGAGACCGTGACCTTCAACGCGGACTGTTGGATAGCCAAGGACAAGGCTCCGCACTACAGCAGCGAGATCACGCTTTCACCTGTGGGTGCCGATCCGATTAAGCAGTGTCAGTATCAAGTCACGGTCCGAACATCAGACGTGCGCTGGGCGGGCACGGACGCCACGGTGTCTTGCcgcatcgtcggcgacaaGGGTAAGACTGGGATGAAGGAGCTGGAAAACGGAAGCTTCGATCGAAACTCTGAGGATGTCTTCACGTTCAGGAGCATCGACGTTGGTACAATCACCGGCTTTGAGATTGGCCacgggggtggcggcgctggcTCTGACTGGCACCTCTCCAACGTAAAGGTTGCCAACATCGACAGACCGGAAGCCAACCCCGTGTTCTTCTTCCACGACGACTGGTGCAAAGAGGACGTGTACGTCAACCTCAAGCCCGAAACCTCCGGCGGTGCCACCTGCAGGTACAACATCGCTGTGCACACGTCTGACAAGAGGTTCGCAGGCACCGATTCGACGGTGACCTGCAGGCTCATCGGCGACAAGGGCGAGTCCAAGATGTTGACGCTGGAGAACTCCGCCAACAACTTCGAACGCGCGAGGATCGACGAGTTCGTCGTGCAGACCGAGAACATCGGTAAGCTCAAGGGCTTAGACATCGGCATTGACGGTAAGGGCATGGGAGCGTCGTGGCACCTCAACATGGTGTCTGTCGCCAACCTTGGCGACGGCCAAAAGATTTTCTTCCATCATGACAACTGGCTTGATGACAAAAACTTGAGGGTCACTCTTAAGCCAGCCGCTCccagcgacgcgtcgatCCACAACTACGTCGTTCAGGTGGTCACCTCggatctccgcggcggtgggtgcGACGCCAACGTCTCGCTCGTCATCTTTGGTGACAAGGGCGACAGCGGCGAGCTGGCGTTGGACAACTCGGTGAATAATTTTGAACGCGGCGCCAAGGATGTCTTCCACCTCCAGGCCAAAGACGTCGGTAAAATCGAGCGCATCCGCATCGGACATGACGACACCGGCAGCCTCTTTGGCCCTGCGTCGTGGCACTGCGCGTCGGTGGAGATCACCAATACCACCACCGGCGCCAGGCAGGCGTTTAGCGTCAACCGATGGTTCAGCAAGGCCAAAGCCCCGAACCAAATCTCGCAAGTTGTCCACCCCGGTGACGGTGATCACAAGGCCTTTGGTTACGTCGTCACGGTTCACACCTCGGATacacgcggcgcgggaacTGACGCAAATGTCAAGCTCGCGCTCAGGGGCAAGCTCGACGGCAAAACGACGGCGATGGGTCCGCTACCGTTGGAGTCGTCAGAGGATGACTTTAAACGCGGTGCCGTGGACCTCTTCCGGGTGCAGGGACCTCGGATGGGCGAGATCACCGAGGCTGTGCTAGAACACGACGGTGCCGGTATGCTGGGTGGGTCCGACTGGAACTGCAAGATGGTTGAGGTGCTGGACGAGGCAACCAAGCAGAAGACCGTGTTTTGGTGTGACCAGCTCGTGAAGAAGGACATCCCCGTGAAACTTGCCGCaggcggtgccgccgccgtcaacgaCCGTCACAGATACAAGATCACGGTTCACACCgcggacgaacgcggcgcgggttccgaCGCCAACGTATACATAATCGTCTATGGAGAGAACGGCGACACGGGCAAGAGGGATCTCGACACGAGCGCTGATAACTTCCAGCGCGGCAAGTCTGACATCTTTGTCATTGAGGCTCCGTTCCTGGGTGAAATTCGCAGGGTGGTCATTGGTCACGATAACTCGGGATTTGGCCCGGGCTGGAAGCTCGatgacgtcatcgtcgaggacATCAACGCCGCATCCGACGCGCCAGACTGGCACAAAAAGCGTTTCTTCACCGCGGACTGCTGGCTCGACGAGAAGGTCGCGCCCTACCAGACCGAATGCGAGCTTCTCCCGGCTTCAGGTGGCCAGCGGATGAAGAAACAGCTCGTCAAATATTTTGTCACGGTTCACACCTCTGACATCAGCCACGCCGGGACTGACGCTGATGTGCTCGTGGAGCTCAAGGGACCCAACGGAACGATGGGCTGGACCGCACTGccggagcagcgcggcgatcccTTCGGCCGCGGTAAAGTTTCCGAGTTTACGATCGAGGGCACCGACGTTGGTGAGCAGATTGATAAATGCTCCGTCAAGACCGAGGGGAAAAAGTGGCACTGCGCGCTCATCGAGGTTCGCCACGAGCGCACAGGAGAGACATTCATGTTCCCGTGCGATGAGTGGATctcggaggacgccgcgaaggaacGCGTACttctcgcgggcgtcggcgtcgagggagcCGCAAAGAAGGTCGCGAAGGGTCAGCGCAAGTATGTCGTCACCACTGTCACATCCTCCGACTCGTACTCGGGCACCAAGGCTGACGTCTTCATCAAGGTCAAGGGCCCCAAGGGTGAGTTCACGCAAACGCTCGAAGACAAGACCATGTTCGGCGCTCGGTTCGAGGAGGGCAAGGAGGATGCCTTCacgttcgacgccgccgacgtcgccgacgtggacccCAAGGACAAGTCCTGGCTGATCGAGGAGGTAACGCTGGGAGTTTCCGGCGGTGGCATGATGGCCAGCATGATGGGCAGCGACTGGAAGTTGTACACGGTCACCATCCAAGACgtcgccacgggcgcggaTCTCACGCTCGTCTGCGACGATTGGGtgaaggacgacgcgccgcaggtgtggcgccgcgcggatggCGACAAGAAAACCGGCCTGAGGGTGGCCTCCGCCTCTGGCGACGAGGGTGAGTTCAAGTACCGAGTCGAGATTGTCACCGGGTCCAAGCGCAACTCCGGAACCGACAGCCGGGTCAGCATCGCGTTGAAGGGCGACAAGAAGCCCGCCGAGTGGTGGACTCCGACGCTGTTACAGACGGAAGGGTCCTTCGAGACCGGCGCCACGGACACGTTCATGCTGTCCCGCGGAGAGGACCTCGGCACCATCACGGGGATTAAGTTGTCGCACAAGTCTGGCGGAATGTTCGGTGATAAATGGTACTGCGACAAGGTTCGCGTGTTCCCCATCACCACCGGGAGGCAGTGGGTGTTCGAAGTCAACGACTGGGTCAATGACGACGgcatcgagctcggcgctcCGACGCTCGCAACCGCCGGCTACGAGAAAAAGgctgagcgcgcggcgaaggctgtcGAGTGCTCAAAGGTTGGTGAGTTTATTCCCACCGACGGCGAGTTCAAGTTGTCGTTCTACACCGGCGCAAAGAGCGGCAGTGGCAcggacgccgtcgtgtcGGCCCAGCTCGTGGGCGTCAAAGGTAAGTCCGGTGATATGGACATGGACCAGTCACCGGAGCTTTTCGACAGCAAGAGCGTGGATTCGTTCACCCGCGTGGTGGAGGATGACCTTGGAGATTTGACCGAGATCAACGTCTGGCATGATGGGTCTGGTGGAGGTCTGTTTGGCGGCGCCGATTGGTTCATGGATAAGGTTGTCGTGGAGCATGCGTTGACGGAGAGGACTTGGGAGGCGACACACGGTGACTGGATCAAGGGCCCTCGCGCCAAGGGCGTGTCACTGAAGCTCGCTCCGGTGAAGACGGGGATCACGCTCGAGGGTctcgagaagaaggcggctgACTTtggggcgagcgcggctaaGGGGAAGGCTCTCGAGGGCGAATCACCCGCTCCAGCTCCAGCTCCTGCGCCGGCTcctgcgccagcgccagctGTTCCAGCTGAAGCGCCGGCTCCTGCGCCGGCCCCTGCTCCTGCCCCAGCTGTTCCAGCTGAAGCGCCGGCCCCTACTCCTGCTCCTgttcccgctcccgccgccgcggaggcggacccGGTCcactccctcgtcgccggcgccatcgaaAAGGCCGTCTCCCCAAAGAAGACCCAAGTCGAGGTGCCTCccgtcgaggcggtcgcACCCACCGAGCCAACGGGTTCCGAGATCACCCCCAAggtcgcggacgagcccgGCTCGCCAGCCCCGACGTCCCCCATGGAGACGTCATTCACGACGCAGACGCTAAAGGAGGATCTCGAGGCATCGGCGAAAAAGGCGGAAAAGGTCCaggcggagacggacgaATTCGCCAAGATCGAGGCCGAGATCGCGAAGTCCTCACCCCCTGAGGAGGCGCCcaaggaggcggccgcgaaggcgccggcgtccacgatcacgacgacgagcgaagCGACGGAAACCAcggccgcctccaccgccgccgacatccccgccgcgccgcagaCGCCAAAGACGTTAAACCCGGCGGGTCAAAACTACGACATCGCGATCGACCAGAGCAGCAGCTTCAACGACCCGATCCAATTTCCgatcgccgttcgcgtcgtcggtaagctcggcgaggttgtCGCGCACGTTCCGCCAAACtcgacggcggtggagggTTTCACCAAGTTGAAGGCGAAATCCGAGCAGGTCATCGGCGACGTGACTCAGGTTCGCATATCCGTCGTGGGCGGTCCGCTGTCTCCGCTCACGCCGttccacgtcgacgcggtgaccgtCACGCACGTCGCTGAGGATGGCGAGTCCTGGACGGTCAATGTCGGAGCGCAGATCGATCAGTTCCACGGCGAGTTGCGGGCTGGTATCAAGGCGAGCAAGGAGATGCCGTGCGAGGAGTGGCAGGAGGCCACCGTGAAGGACAAAAAGACGGGCAAGTCGAAGATGTACTGGTACAGCGCGGAGCGTAAGAAGTCGGAATGGAAGGAACCCGCGAAGTACTTCCCCGTCAAGTTCAAGAAGGCCAAGTAG